TAGAAGGCTACCTCGTCTCCTCCCCCACCGGCCGCGCCGCTGCCGTCGCCCTGCGCAAACAGGCAGAGACCAGCGGCGTCAAAACCGCACTGAGCCTCTCCGACCCCATGATGGTGCAACTGTTCCACGACGGCCTGAAAGAAATGATCGGCGACAAAGTCGACCTGCTGTTCTGCAACCGCGACGAAGCCCTGAAATTCAGCGACACCGACGACCTCACCACCGCCGCCCAGAGCCTGCGCGATCACTGCCGCGCTTTCGCCATCACCCTCGGTGCCGACGGCGCACTGCTGTGGGACGGCAACCACGAATACCGCGTGACAGCCCCCACGGTGAAAGCCATCGACACCAACGGTGCCGGCGACATGTTTGCCGGGGCGTTTCTGTACGGGATCAACCGGGAAATGAGTTTCGAGGAAGCGGGTACCTTTGCCTGTGCGGCAGCGGCCCAGGTGGTCAGTCAGTTTGGTCCGCGGTTGCGGCCGGAGCAGCACGCGGAACTGCTGGCACAGACCGCAAATGCCTAATTTAGGATTTAGCCAGCTAAGTACGAAATAAAAACTCAG
The Microbulbifer celer DNA segment above includes these coding regions:
- a CDS encoding adenosine kinase, whose translation is MHQYDLYGIGAALLDTEIEVTDSDLQQLGIDKGVMTLVEDDRQQQLVRDLKDHMVTASRACGGSGANTIIGASYFGLDTFYSCKVAADENGDFYRDNLTAAGVAYPEALRNADSDGTTGKCLVLITPDAERSMNTYLGISAELSVAELDHDAIANSRWTYIEGYLVSSPTGRAAAVALRKQAETSGVKTALSLSDPMMVQLFHDGLKEMIGDKVDLLFCNRDEALKFSDTDDLTTAAQSLRDHCRAFAITLGADGALLWDGNHEYRVTAPTVKAIDTNGAGDMFAGAFLYGINREMSFEEAGTFACAAAAQVVSQFGPRLRPEQHAELLAQTANA